The Actinopolyspora erythraea genome has a segment encoding these proteins:
- a CDS encoding FAD-binding oxidoreductase gives MLTGWGRTAPTMAEVVSTPDVETIARVVREAGPRGVIARGLGRSYGDPSQNAGGTVVDMTALDRIHTIDADSGVVDADAGVNLDQLMRAALPFGLWVPVLPGTRQVTIGGAIGSDIHGKNHHSHGSFGSHVLSLDLLTADGEVRTLTPDGESSELFWATIGGMGLTGIVIRARIAMKRTESAYFIVDSDRTADLDETLELFGNGSDENYDYSMAWFDAISTGPKLGRAVFSRGSLARLDQLPKKLRAKPLNFEAPQLLSFPDVFPNGLANKLTFSALSEIWYRKAPKKGRGAIQNLTSFYHPLDMFGEWNRAYGSKGFLQYQFIIPFSAEDELRNIVRLIAESGHVSFLNVLKRMGEGNRAPLSFPTPGWTITVDFPIVPGLAEFCEKLDEIVLSVGGRLYFAKDSRTTPETIERMYPRIDEWRKTRAAVDPEGIFRSDLARRLNL, from the coding sequence ATGCTGACGGGCTGGGGTCGCACCGCACCCACCATGGCCGAGGTCGTCAGCACGCCGGATGTCGAGACCATCGCCCGCGTGGTGCGCGAGGCCGGCCCGCGAGGAGTGATCGCCAGAGGGCTCGGCCGCAGTTACGGTGACCCCTCGCAGAACGCGGGCGGCACCGTCGTCGACATGACCGCGCTCGACCGGATTCACACGATCGACGCTGACAGCGGTGTGGTCGACGCGGACGCCGGCGTCAATCTCGACCAGCTGATGCGGGCGGCGTTACCCTTCGGGCTCTGGGTACCAGTGTTGCCCGGCACCCGGCAGGTGACCATCGGCGGGGCGATCGGTTCGGACATCCACGGCAAGAACCACCACTCACACGGTTCGTTCGGCAGTCACGTGCTCTCCCTGGATCTGCTGACGGCGGACGGTGAGGTGCGCACGCTCACCCCGGACGGTGAGTCCTCGGAACTCTTCTGGGCGACCATCGGCGGTATGGGCCTGACCGGGATCGTGATACGCGCCCGGATAGCGATGAAGCGCACAGAGTCGGCCTACTTCATCGTGGACAGCGACCGGACCGCGGATCTGGACGAAACGCTGGAGCTGTTCGGGAACGGCTCCGACGAGAACTACGACTACTCCATGGCGTGGTTCGACGCGATCTCCACGGGCCCGAAGCTCGGACGGGCGGTGTTCTCCCGGGGATCGCTCGCCCGGCTCGACCAGTTGCCGAAGAAACTGCGCGCCAAACCGCTGAATTTCGAGGCGCCGCAGTTGTTGAGCTTTCCGGACGTCTTCCCCAATGGTCTGGCGAACAAGCTCACCTTCAGCGCCTTGAGCGAAATCTGGTACCGCAAGGCCCCCAAAAAGGGACGTGGGGCGATCCAGAACCTGACCAGCTTCTACCACCCGCTGGACATGTTCGGGGAATGGAATCGTGCCTACGGATCCAAGGGATTCCTGCAATACCAATTCATCATACCGTTCAGCGCCGAGGACGAACTGCGCAATATCGTGCGCCTGATCGCGGAGTCCGGGCACGTCTCGTTCCTGAACGTGCTCAAGCGCATGGGCGAGGGGAATCGTGCTCCGCTGTCCTTCCCCACGCCCGGTTGGACGATCACGGTCGACTTCCCGATCGTGCCCGGGTTGGCGGAGTTCTGCGAGAAGCTCGACGAGATCGTGTTGTCCGTGGGTGGACGTCTCTACTTCGCCAAGGACTCCCGCACCACTCCCGAGACGATCGAGCGCATGTACCCGCGCATCGACGAGTGGCGCAAGACGCGCGCCGCGGTCGACCCCGAAGGAATCTTCCGTTCCGACCTGGCCAGGAGGCTGAACCTGTGA
- a CDS encoding GtrA family protein, whose translation MAVAESTAEPETKQLGILNQLVRFGLIGAVCAMLDYGSYMTLLALDLPNWLARTLAFVLGTTASYIANRRLTFAGANTGNTKAKAGAFVLVYVVTFFVNIGTNQLLFLWLPEFGFVYGAQFKWTLCWLAGQALGTGINFVLLRWVVFRE comes from the coding sequence GTGGCCGTGGCAGAAAGCACCGCCGAACCCGAGACCAAGCAACTGGGGATCCTCAACCAGCTCGTTCGGTTCGGTCTCATCGGGGCCGTCTGCGCGATGCTGGACTACGGCTCGTACATGACGCTGCTCGCGTTGGACCTGCCGAACTGGCTGGCCCGCACGCTGGCGTTCGTGCTGGGCACCACCGCTTCCTACATCGCGAACCGAAGACTCACCTTCGCCGGCGCCAACACCGGCAACACCAAGGCGAAGGCCGGGGCGTTCGTGCTGGTCTACGTGGTGACCTTCTTCGTCAACATCGGCACCAACCAGCTGCTGTTCCTCTGGCTGCCGGAGTTCGGCTTCGTGTACGGGGCCCAGTTCAAGTGGACGCTGTGCTGGTTGGCGGGCCAGGCGCTGGGGACCGGCATCAACTTCGTGCTGCTGCGCTGGGTCGTCTTCCGCGAGTGA
- a CDS encoding arabinosyltransferase domain-containing protein, whose product MIAAALGIVGTILSLSVPFLPVNHEITNLRWPTAEGTDPVSAPLVVYSPVDLEFTAPCSAARSLDSRTSGPGTLLSTNPPSSEYGNLTGMVLRVEDGRLTLLSRGSRLGSATIPDGDCTISITSDGTRTTASVGEKPLASVTSEDRRPQLTGIYSDLDERLDPVDDVSFRAQVDTRWSTSATIFKFVVIGLGLLCFIGCVVVIRRLDLRAGRRPPRLAPSGWWKPTWQDISVLAALAIWWLIGAMTSDDGYILSIARSRDSAGYISNYYRWFGAPESPFGWFYELYSLWVRASAATPWMRLPALLMGIASWLLISREILPRLGQQVRRSRAAGWAAAAVFLAFWLPYNNGLRPEPVVVLFSLLALAGVERAVATKRLLPAAVGLFGAALAVGANPHGLMAVLPFVVAFKPLFRLVSQRIREFGWLPVLAPISACGFAILNIVYWDQTWQSVLESTQLRGEIGPSLSWYQELSRYSLLFSQIPDGSMTRRFPVLLVLLCLVTCAVVLLRRGRIRGAALGPSRRLLGMTALTFFVLVLTPTKWTHHFGIFAAVGGALAALTALATSGTVLRSRRNRAAFFAGLMAICALATTGPNAWWYVSGWGIPWHNIPPSVSGYNASTLLLIVAGIALVVAVIEHLRIDEHRPHVVHPPKLDRNGRTGVEGRSRALRLGTAPLSVVCALLVIGELATFGKAMQEQWGSYSLGKDSVKQLAGDSCGLSDYVYVEKNPAEGMLRVSEQQPDTPVPDMEAPDRVSAEESPRDYLGAKMEGYRRDGLPSGDDESGSRNWNPPYGLGTDDAPVWGSHHEGGTGPSTGELRTQWYDLPERARQGNVPVVLTLAGNVLGANKLYVEFGKRTEDGFEIMDRRPVLTGSAPDWRDARVSVDGRADGAEQARVVAVDQSLGEDGWLAVSAPRAPRLTNMTEFIGDAPTFVEWTAAFQHPCLKLPDIRHGIAEVPRFRVSAGGTLRSVGQGWSSPDAAGPFGWLNVTASMREMPTYLRGNIHRDWGTLYTVDPYRPEALPAQAAMDIERETHWGTWSPGPLSRPVQLPGDVPSSDDRNDTSSGADSDSDGDDIGHVDGSVNQRGSD is encoded by the coding sequence GTGATCGCCGCGGCACTCGGAATCGTGGGGACGATCCTCTCGCTGTCGGTTCCGTTCCTGCCCGTCAACCACGAGATCACCAACCTCAGGTGGCCAACGGCCGAGGGGACCGACCCGGTCTCCGCGCCGCTGGTCGTCTACTCACCGGTCGACCTCGAGTTCACCGCACCCTGCTCGGCGGCCCGCAGCCTCGACTCCAGGACGTCCGGGCCGGGCACCCTGCTGAGCACGAACCCTCCCTCCTCCGAGTACGGCAACCTCACCGGAATGGTGTTACGCGTCGAGGACGGACGGCTCACCCTGCTGTCGCGGGGAAGCCGGCTCGGCAGTGCCACCATCCCCGACGGCGACTGCACGATCTCGATAACCTCCGACGGCACGCGGACCACCGCCAGCGTGGGGGAGAAGCCGCTGGCCAGCGTGACGAGCGAGGATCGGCGCCCACAGCTGACCGGTATCTACTCCGACCTCGACGAGCGGCTGGACCCGGTCGACGACGTCTCGTTCCGGGCGCAGGTCGACACCCGCTGGTCCACCAGCGCGACGATCTTCAAGTTCGTCGTCATCGGGCTGGGCCTGCTGTGCTTCATCGGCTGCGTGGTCGTGATACGCCGGCTCGACCTCCGCGCCGGGCGGCGCCCCCCCAGACTCGCCCCGTCCGGGTGGTGGAAACCGACCTGGCAGGACATCTCCGTACTGGCGGCGCTGGCCATCTGGTGGCTGATCGGGGCGATGACCTCCGATGACGGCTACATCCTCTCGATAGCCCGCTCCCGTGACAGCGCGGGCTACATCAGCAACTACTACCGTTGGTTCGGTGCACCGGAGTCCCCGTTCGGCTGGTTCTACGAGCTCTACTCCCTGTGGGTGAGGGCCTCCGCCGCCACCCCCTGGATGCGGCTGCCCGCGCTGCTGATGGGGATAGCGAGCTGGCTGCTGATCAGCCGGGAGATACTCCCCAGACTCGGACAGCAGGTCCGCCGCAGCCGCGCGGCGGGATGGGCCGCCGCGGCCGTCTTCCTGGCCTTCTGGCTGCCCTACAACAACGGTCTCCGCCCGGAGCCCGTGGTCGTGCTGTTCTCGCTGCTCGCCCTGGCTGGGGTGGAACGGGCGGTGGCCACGAAGCGGCTGCTGCCCGCCGCCGTCGGACTGTTCGGAGCGGCACTGGCGGTGGGGGCCAATCCGCACGGTCTGATGGCCGTGCTGCCCTTCGTGGTCGCCTTCAAACCGCTGTTCCGGCTCGTGAGCCAACGCATCAGGGAATTCGGCTGGCTGCCGGTGCTCGCACCCATCTCGGCCTGCGGTTTCGCGATCCTCAACATCGTCTACTGGGACCAGACCTGGCAGTCGGTACTGGAATCGACGCAGCTGCGCGGCGAGATCGGCCCGAGCCTGAGCTGGTACCAGGAACTGAGCCGCTACTCGCTGCTGTTCAGCCAGATCCCCGACGGATCGATGACCCGGCGCTTCCCGGTGCTGCTGGTGCTCCTGTGCCTGGTCACCTGCGCCGTGGTGTTGCTGCGCCGCGGGCGCATCAGAGGGGCGGCCCTCGGCCCGAGCAGGCGACTGCTGGGGATGACCGCGCTGACGTTCTTCGTGCTCGTGCTCACCCCCACCAAGTGGACGCACCACTTCGGCATCTTCGCGGCGGTGGGGGGCGCGCTCGCCGCGCTCACCGCGCTGGCCACGAGTGGGACGGTGCTGCGTTCGCGGCGCAACCGCGCCGCGTTCTTCGCGGGCCTGATGGCGATCTGCGCCCTGGCCACCACCGGCCCCAACGCCTGGTGGTACGTCTCGGGCTGGGGTATCCCCTGGCACAACATCCCCCCCTCCGTGAGCGGTTACAACGCGAGCACCCTCCTGCTGATCGTCGCGGGGATAGCGCTGGTCGTGGCGGTCATCGAGCACCTGCGGATCGACGAGCACCGGCCGCACGTGGTCCACCCGCCGAAACTCGACCGCAACGGCCGTACCGGCGTGGAAGGCCGCAGCCGTGCGCTCCGGCTGGGCACCGCGCCGCTGTCCGTGGTCTGCGCGCTGCTGGTCATCGGCGAACTGGCCACGTTCGGCAAGGCGATGCAGGAGCAGTGGGGCAGCTACAGCCTCGGCAAGGACTCGGTCAAACAGCTGGCCGGCGACAGCTGCGGCCTGTCGGACTACGTGTACGTGGAGAAGAACCCCGCCGAGGGCATGCTTCGGGTCTCCGAACAACAGCCCGACACCCCGGTTCCGGACATGGAGGCCCCCGACCGGGTCTCGGCCGAGGAGTCCCCCCGGGACTACCTCGGCGCGAAGATGGAGGGCTACCGACGTGACGGGCTGCCCTCCGGCGACGACGAGTCCGGCAGCAGGAACTGGAACCCGCCCTACGGGCTGGGCACCGACGACGCGCCGGTCTGGGGGAGCCACCACGAAGGAGGCACCGGCCCCAGCACCGGTGAACTGCGCACCCAGTGGTACGACCTGCCGGAACGCGCCCGCCAGGGCAACGTGCCCGTGGTGCTCACGCTGGCCGGGAACGTGCTCGGGGCGAACAAGCTCTACGTGGAGTTCGGCAAGCGGACCGAGGACGGTTTCGAGATCATGGACCGCCGCCCCGTGCTGACGGGCTCAGCTCCCGACTGGCGGGACGCGAGGGTCAGCGTGGACGGCAGGGCGGACGGCGCCGAGCAGGCCCGGGTGGTCGCCGTCGACCAGTCCCTCGGCGAGGACGGCTGGCTCGCCGTGAGCGCACCCCGCGCCCCCCGCCTGACGAACATGACCGAGTTCATCGGCGACGCCCCCACCTTCGTGGAGTGGACGGCCGCCTTCCAGCACCCGTGCCTGAAGCTGCCGGACATCCGGCACGGAATCGCGGAGGTGCCGCGCTTCCGCGTCAGCGCGGGCGGCACGCTGCGCTCGGTGGGCCAGGGATGGTCCTCGCCGGACGCCGCCGGGCCGTTCGGCTGGCTCAACGTCACCGCGAGCATGCGCGAGATGCCGACCTACCTGCGGGGCAACATCCACCGCGACTGGGGAACGCTCTACACGGTGGATCCCTACCGCCCGGAGGCCCTGCCCGCCCAGGCCGCCATGGACATCGAGCGGGAGACCCACTGGGGCACCTGGAGTCCGGGGCCGCTGAGCAGGCCGGTGCAGCTGCCCGGTGACGTCCCGAGCTCGGACGACCGCAACGACACCTCCTCGGGAGCGGACTCCGACTCCGACGGTGACGACATCGGGCACGTGGACGGCTCGGTCAACCAGCGGGGCAGCGACTGA
- the glfT1 gene encoding galactofuranosyltransferase GlfT1 translates to MTESGQSAPLPADAVVTVIVTRHRPELLAESLKVIGNQTRPPDHLVVVDNGPDQPAAEVVAECPVPATYLPSRRNLGGAGGFALGMMHALSLGAEWIWLGDDDGRPADEHALSTLLEEARTRGLAAVSPVVVNIDRPDTLAFPLRRGLTWKRHPEELRGTGSEHDFLPGIASLFNGALFRAGTLDVVGVPDYRLFFRGDEVEIHRRIVRSGLPFGTTLRTRFLHPDGSAEFKPMLGGKFHAQDPEDSTKRYYTYRNRGYLLAQPGMRGIGMLEVARFGLYFVWQRRSPKDFLEWLRLLRLGRRERFFRR, encoded by the coding sequence ATGACGGAATCCGGACAATCCGCACCACTGCCGGCGGACGCGGTGGTGACGGTGATCGTGACGCGTCACCGGCCGGAACTGCTGGCCGAGTCGCTGAAGGTGATCGGGAACCAGACGCGGCCGCCCGACCACCTCGTCGTGGTGGACAACGGCCCCGACCAGCCCGCCGCCGAGGTGGTGGCCGAGTGCCCGGTACCCGCCACCTACCTGCCCTCCCGGCGAAACCTGGGCGGCGCGGGCGGCTTCGCGCTCGGCATGATGCACGCCCTCTCGCTCGGGGCGGAGTGGATCTGGCTCGGTGACGACGACGGACGCCCCGCCGACGAGCACGCGCTGAGCACCCTGCTGGAAGAGGCGCGCACGCGCGGCCTCGCGGCCGTCTCCCCGGTGGTCGTCAACATCGACCGGCCGGACACGCTGGCCTTCCCGCTGCGGCGGGGCCTGACCTGGAAACGCCACCCGGAGGAACTGCGCGGCACCGGCTCCGAGCACGACTTCCTGCCCGGCATCGCCTCGCTGTTCAACGGCGCGCTGTTCCGGGCAGGCACGCTGGACGTGGTCGGCGTGCCCGACTACCGACTGTTCTTCCGCGGCGACGAGGTGGAGATCCACCGCCGGATAGTCCGATCGGGACTGCCGTTCGGCACCACGCTGCGCACCCGTTTCCTGCATCCCGACGGCTCCGCCGAATTCAAGCCGATGCTGGGCGGGAAGTTCCACGCGCAGGATCCGGAGGACAGCACGAAGCGCTACTACACCTACCGCAACCGGGGTTATCTGCTGGCCCAGCCCGGCATGCGCGGAATCGGCATGCTCGAAGTGGCTCGGTTCGGGCTCTACTTCGTGTGGCAGCGCCGGAGCCCGAAGGATTTCCTGGAATGGCTCCGACTTCTCCGGCTCGGCAGGCGCGAACGCTTCTTCCGAAGGTGA